The Ahaetulla prasina isolate Xishuangbanna chromosome 3, ASM2864084v1, whole genome shotgun sequence genome window below encodes:
- the RIOK3 gene encoding serine/threonine-protein kinase RIO3 isoform X1, whose translation MIRGREKLREVPEAGKRFIPLGVAFALRSVQLLFPLACFCLAPFIRPTWTPSVSLLSSLLLKRAPVRPGLKARIIDGPFISGENVDTSSDLMLAQMLQMEFDREYDAQLRREEKKFNGDSKVSISFENYRKVHPFEDSDSSEDEVDWQDTRHDPYKADKPTTTPKKGFIGKGKDITTKHDEVVCGRKNTARMENFAPEFQVGDGIGMDLKLSNHVFNALKRHAYSEERRSARLHEKKEHSTAEKAVDPKTRLLLYKMVNSGLLDTITGCISTGKESVVFHAYGGSLDEEIKSVPSECAIKVFKTTLNEFKNREKYIKDEYRFRERFSKLNPRKIIRMWAEKEMHNLTRMQKAGIRCPQVVSLKKHVLVMSFIGQDQVPAPKLKEVKLSSEDMKNAYYQVLHMMQQLYKECNLVHADLSEYNMLWHRGQVWLIDVSQSVDPRHPHALQFLFRDCRNVSQFFQKSGVPDVLNERELFNAVSELNIAAENEVDFLAQIETLEKINEDHVENHGKKTFLFTHGDGDPPALYKK comes from the exons ATGATCAGGGGGCGGGAGAAGCTTCGGGAAGTTCCTGAAGCCGGAAAGAGATTCATTCCATTAGGAGTCGCTTTTGCTCTTCGGTCGGTCCAGCTGCTTTTTCCTCTTGCGTGCTTTTGTCTTGCTCCCTTTATCCGCCCAACATGGACCCCGTCGGTGTCGCTGCTGTCATCCCTGCTGCTGAAGCGAGCCCCAGTCCGGCCTGGCCTCAAAGCAAG GATTATTGATGGACCCTTCATTAGTGGAGAGAATGTTGATACTTCCAGTGATCTTATGCTGGCACAAATGCTGCAAATGGAATTTGATAGAGAATATGATGCCCAACTTCGGCGTGAAGAAAAAAAGTTCAACGGAGATAGCAAAG TGTCCATATCTTTTGAGAATTACCGAAAAGTGCATCCTTTTGAAGACAGTGACAGTTCAGAAGATGAGGTTGATTGGCAGGATACTCGTCATGATCCCTACAAAGCAG ATAAACCTAcaactactccaaaaaaaggctttataggaaaaggaaaagatataACCACCAAGCATGATGAAGTTGTATGTGGACGAAAGAACACAGCGCGGATGGAGAAT TTTGCACCAGAATTTCAAGTTGGTGATGGAATTGGTATGGATTTAAAATTATCCAATCATGTCTTCAATGCCTTAAAGCGGCATGCATACTCTGAGGAACGCCGGAGTGCCAGGCTCCATGAGAAGAAGGAACATTCTACTGCT GAAAAAGCTGTAGATCCTAAAACTCGTCTGCTTCTGTACAAGATGGTCAATTCTGGACTGCTTGATACCATCACTGGATGCATAAGTACAGGAAAAGAGTCTGTGGTGTTCCATGCATATGGAGGAAG tTTGGATGAAGAAATCAAATCAGTTCCTTCAGAATGTGCTATAAAAGTATTTAAAACTACTCTTAATGAATTTAAGAATCGTGAAAAGTATATCAAGGATGAATACCGATTTAGAGAACGTTTCAGCAAACTGAATCCACGAAAAATTATCCGCATGTGGGCTGAAAAAGAAATGCACAACTTAACAAG aATGCAGAAGGCAGGCATTCGTTGTCCACAAGTTGTTAGCCTTAAAAAGCATGTCTTAGTCATGTCTTTCATTGGTCAAGATCAAGTCCCAGCTCCTAAATTAAAAGAAGTAAAACTCAGCAGTGAAGATATGAAAAATGCCTACTATCAAGTTCTTCAT atgatGCAACAGTTATATAAGGAGTGTAATTTAGTGCATGCTGACCTTAGTGAGTACAACATGCTGTGGCATAGAGGACAG gtctgGTTAATTGATGTCAGCCAATCTGTGGATCCAAGACATCCTCATGCACTTCAATTCCTGTTCAGAGATTGTAGGAATGTTTCACAA TTCTTTCAGAAAAGTGGTGTACCTGATGTACTCAATGAGCGAGAACTCTTCAATGCTGTTTCAGAATTAaacattgcagctgaaaatgaggTGGATTTTTTAGCTCAG ATTGAAACTTTGGAGAAGATTAATGAAGATCATGTAGAAAATCatgggaaaaaaacttttttatttacacACGGTGATGGGGACCCACCAGCACTTTATAAAAAATAG
- the RIOK3 gene encoding serine/threonine-protein kinase RIO3 isoform X3: MIRGREKLREVPEAGKRFIPLGVAFALRSVQLLFPLACFCLAPFIRPTWTPSVSLLSSLLLKRAPVRPGLKARIIDGPFISGENVDTSSDLMLAQMLQMEFDREYDAQLRREEKKFNGDSKVSISFENYRKVHPFEDSDSSEDEVDWQDTRHDPYKADKPTTTPKKGFIGKGKDITTKHDEVVCGRKNTARMENFAPEFQVGDGIGMDLKLSNHVFNALKRHAYSEERRSARLHEKKEHSTAEKAVDPKTRLLLYKMVNSGLLDTITGCISTGKESVVFHAYGGRMQKAGIRCPQVVSLKKHVLVMSFIGQDQVPAPKLKEVKLSSEDMKNAYYQVLHMMQQLYKECNLVHADLSEYNMLWHRGQVWLIDVSQSVDPRHPHALQFLFRDCRNVSQFFQKSGVPDVLNERELFNAVSELNIAAENEVDFLAQIETLEKINEDHVENHGKKTFLFTHGDGDPPALYKK; encoded by the exons ATGATCAGGGGGCGGGAGAAGCTTCGGGAAGTTCCTGAAGCCGGAAAGAGATTCATTCCATTAGGAGTCGCTTTTGCTCTTCGGTCGGTCCAGCTGCTTTTTCCTCTTGCGTGCTTTTGTCTTGCTCCCTTTATCCGCCCAACATGGACCCCGTCGGTGTCGCTGCTGTCATCCCTGCTGCTGAAGCGAGCCCCAGTCCGGCCTGGCCTCAAAGCAAG GATTATTGATGGACCCTTCATTAGTGGAGAGAATGTTGATACTTCCAGTGATCTTATGCTGGCACAAATGCTGCAAATGGAATTTGATAGAGAATATGATGCCCAACTTCGGCGTGAAGAAAAAAAGTTCAACGGAGATAGCAAAG TGTCCATATCTTTTGAGAATTACCGAAAAGTGCATCCTTTTGAAGACAGTGACAGTTCAGAAGATGAGGTTGATTGGCAGGATACTCGTCATGATCCCTACAAAGCAG ATAAACCTAcaactactccaaaaaaaggctttataggaaaaggaaaagatataACCACCAAGCATGATGAAGTTGTATGTGGACGAAAGAACACAGCGCGGATGGAGAAT TTTGCACCAGAATTTCAAGTTGGTGATGGAATTGGTATGGATTTAAAATTATCCAATCATGTCTTCAATGCCTTAAAGCGGCATGCATACTCTGAGGAACGCCGGAGTGCCAGGCTCCATGAGAAGAAGGAACATTCTACTGCT GAAAAAGCTGTAGATCCTAAAACTCGTCTGCTTCTGTACAAGATGGTCAATTCTGGACTGCTTGATACCATCACTGGATGCATAAGTACAGGAAAAGAGTCTGTGGTGTTCCATGCATATGGAGGAAG aATGCAGAAGGCAGGCATTCGTTGTCCACAAGTTGTTAGCCTTAAAAAGCATGTCTTAGTCATGTCTTTCATTGGTCAAGATCAAGTCCCAGCTCCTAAATTAAAAGAAGTAAAACTCAGCAGTGAAGATATGAAAAATGCCTACTATCAAGTTCTTCAT atgatGCAACAGTTATATAAGGAGTGTAATTTAGTGCATGCTGACCTTAGTGAGTACAACATGCTGTGGCATAGAGGACAG gtctgGTTAATTGATGTCAGCCAATCTGTGGATCCAAGACATCCTCATGCACTTCAATTCCTGTTCAGAGATTGTAGGAATGTTTCACAA TTCTTTCAGAAAAGTGGTGTACCTGATGTACTCAATGAGCGAGAACTCTTCAATGCTGTTTCAGAATTAaacattgcagctgaaaatgaggTGGATTTTTTAGCTCAG ATTGAAACTTTGGAGAAGATTAATGAAGATCATGTAGAAAATCatgggaaaaaaacttttttatttacacACGGTGATGGGGACCCACCAGCACTTTATAAAAAATAG
- the RIOK3 gene encoding serine/threonine-protein kinase RIO3 isoform X2: protein MDPVGVAAVIPAAEASPSPAWPQSKCPWGTPENTIISCSLADVMSEQLAKELQLKEESAAFPKVVSIIDGPFISGENVDTSSDLMLAQMLQMEFDREYDAQLRREEKKFNGDSKVSISFENYRKVHPFEDSDSSEDEVDWQDTRHDPYKADKPTTTPKKGFIGKGKDITTKHDEVVCGRKNTARMENFAPEFQVGDGIGMDLKLSNHVFNALKRHAYSEERRSARLHEKKEHSTAEKAVDPKTRLLLYKMVNSGLLDTITGCISTGKESVVFHAYGGSLDEEIKSVPSECAIKVFKTTLNEFKNREKYIKDEYRFRERFSKLNPRKIIRMWAEKEMHNLTRMQKAGIRCPQVVSLKKHVLVMSFIGQDQVPAPKLKEVKLSSEDMKNAYYQVLHMMQQLYKECNLVHADLSEYNMLWHRGQVWLIDVSQSVDPRHPHALQFLFRDCRNVSQFFQKSGVPDVLNERELFNAVSELNIAAENEVDFLAQIETLEKINEDHVENHGKKTFLFTHGDGDPPALYKK from the exons ATGGACCCCGTCGGTGTCGCTGCTGTCATCCCTGCTGCTGAAGCGAGCCCCAGTCCGGCCTGGCCTCAAAGCAAG TGCCCATGGGGAACTCCTGAAAACACTATAATATCATGTTCTCTTGCTGATGTCATGAGTGAACAGCTAGCTAAAGAGCTGCAGTTGAAAGAAGAAAGTGCTGCTTTTCCAAAAGTAGTATC GATTATTGATGGACCCTTCATTAGTGGAGAGAATGTTGATACTTCCAGTGATCTTATGCTGGCACAAATGCTGCAAATGGAATTTGATAGAGAATATGATGCCCAACTTCGGCGTGAAGAAAAAAAGTTCAACGGAGATAGCAAAG TGTCCATATCTTTTGAGAATTACCGAAAAGTGCATCCTTTTGAAGACAGTGACAGTTCAGAAGATGAGGTTGATTGGCAGGATACTCGTCATGATCCCTACAAAGCAG ATAAACCTAcaactactccaaaaaaaggctttataggaaaaggaaaagatataACCACCAAGCATGATGAAGTTGTATGTGGACGAAAGAACACAGCGCGGATGGAGAAT TTTGCACCAGAATTTCAAGTTGGTGATGGAATTGGTATGGATTTAAAATTATCCAATCATGTCTTCAATGCCTTAAAGCGGCATGCATACTCTGAGGAACGCCGGAGTGCCAGGCTCCATGAGAAGAAGGAACATTCTACTGCT GAAAAAGCTGTAGATCCTAAAACTCGTCTGCTTCTGTACAAGATGGTCAATTCTGGACTGCTTGATACCATCACTGGATGCATAAGTACAGGAAAAGAGTCTGTGGTGTTCCATGCATATGGAGGAAG tTTGGATGAAGAAATCAAATCAGTTCCTTCAGAATGTGCTATAAAAGTATTTAAAACTACTCTTAATGAATTTAAGAATCGTGAAAAGTATATCAAGGATGAATACCGATTTAGAGAACGTTTCAGCAAACTGAATCCACGAAAAATTATCCGCATGTGGGCTGAAAAAGAAATGCACAACTTAACAAG aATGCAGAAGGCAGGCATTCGTTGTCCACAAGTTGTTAGCCTTAAAAAGCATGTCTTAGTCATGTCTTTCATTGGTCAAGATCAAGTCCCAGCTCCTAAATTAAAAGAAGTAAAACTCAGCAGTGAAGATATGAAAAATGCCTACTATCAAGTTCTTCAT atgatGCAACAGTTATATAAGGAGTGTAATTTAGTGCATGCTGACCTTAGTGAGTACAACATGCTGTGGCATAGAGGACAG gtctgGTTAATTGATGTCAGCCAATCTGTGGATCCAAGACATCCTCATGCACTTCAATTCCTGTTCAGAGATTGTAGGAATGTTTCACAA TTCTTTCAGAAAAGTGGTGTACCTGATGTACTCAATGAGCGAGAACTCTTCAATGCTGTTTCAGAATTAaacattgcagctgaaaatgaggTGGATTTTTTAGCTCAG ATTGAAACTTTGGAGAAGATTAATGAAGATCATGTAGAAAATCatgggaaaaaaacttttttatttacacACGGTGATGGGGACCCACCAGCACTTTATAAAAAATAG